In Citrus sinensis cultivar Valencia sweet orange chromosome 3, DVS_A1.0, whole genome shotgun sequence, the sequence CTCAACCCTCCTCCGGCAGCATCGAGGGGCCATGGTGGTGCGGTAGGAGAAGGATCTAGGGTTACGGAACCCGTGGTAGGCGACGACGCAGAAATCGGAGTGATCGGGCTAGGTGACTCAGGGGCGTTCGGGGGTAAGGCACAACCTGGACAGGCTGAATTTGGGCCCGAGCAAGGAGGATTTGGGTCTGAACATGTTGGATTTGGGGGCAGTAGGCCAAGAGGAGGGATTTCTGGTGAGAAAAGGAGCGGTTATGGCCGAAATACGGCTGGGCAAGGGAATCCAGCCCACTATGGTGCTGGGCAAGGAGAATTTTGGGCTAGATCTTCAGGATTTGCAGACACTGGAGTAGATTGGGAAGGTTGGAGACCTTCCATGGCACGAAATTGGGCGGGTCAAACTCAATTTGGAGTAGATTCTAGGGTAAGGAAACTGAAAATGCCTATTTTTGAAGGCGAGGATGCCTATGGATGGGTGTATAGGGCAGAGCGCTATTTTGCCGTTAATGGACTATTAGAAAGGGAAAAATTGATGGCGGCGATGTTATGCTTGGAGGGAAAGGCCCTTGCGTGGTTTCAATGGCGAGAACAACGACAACCAATGAGGTTGTGGGGTGAATTTATGGATCGGCTGTTGGAGAGGTTTCAGGCCACTCAAGAGGGAGATTTGTATGAACGGTTTTTTACTCTGACCTGTGAGAGAACGGTTATGGAGTATAGGGAGAAGTTTGAGTTGCTATCAGGGCGTCTAGGGGGGCTTCCAGAGGCGGTGTTGGAAGAATATTTTATGAAGGGACTGAAGCTAGAAATCCGAGCCTCACTACACTTGCTAAGGCCGAGAGGGTTAAGGGAGTCAATGGAGTTGGCACAGATGATTGAGGATAAGAACACAATAGAACGGATTAATAGGAGCAGTTCAGTCGATTTTTCATATCGAAAGAGCACACCATTGGTAGGACAGAAAACTCAGACTTTGGGGTTTCAGCAAGAGTTCCAAAATACACCATTGGGAGGCTAGAAAATGCAAATGATGGGTTTACAAAGAGATTCCCAAAGGGATCGGTTTAGTGGGGCATGACTAGAGGTGACTTTCAAACGCCTCACAGAGATAGAGATTCAGGATAAGAGGGCGAATGGGGTGTGTTTTTTATGCGATGAGAAATTTTCACCAAGGGCATTGATTTAAGGATAAAACACTACAAGTCCTGACTATGTGTGACGAGGAAGAAGGCGAGGAAGAAGAGGCAGTAGTTTCATAGATTTCACCTTGAGGACAAGGTGTCTTTTTGGGAGGGGAGTAATGTTAGACCCATGAAAACTTATGTTAGGCGCAAATATAAAGGGGCAGGGGCTGTTTAGTAATTTTAGGGGCAGGGGCAATTtagtaactttattattaattagggtttagctataaataagagattatgGAGTCATTTATGGTTTATATTGAGTTTTGTGTATTAGGAACCATTAGGAGTTTAGGGAGAGATTGACCTACCTCTCGAATTGTAGGTCGTGAttgattgtttgttttcttttgatttaatcaataaaagtcaGCCCTAATTTAGTCTTAAGTCCTATCACCAAGCTATCTACTTTCCCCAAGTTCTCTGGCACATTTTCAAGTTTGAAGCAGCCAGAGAGATTCAGAATTTTGAgagattcataattttaagaGATTTCAAACCACTGATGGGACTTGGAAGACACTCGAGATTTTGCCAATCttgaaaattcaacaaaacaaGGCCAGTTAGATATTTCAACTGACAATGACAATTCTCGAATAGCAGTTCCATCTAAAATGAGCATAGTTAGAGATTTCATACTTCCCCAAAACTTTTTTAGCTTCGAGCAACCAGAGAGCGTTAGAGTTCTTAAACATTTTAATCTACTTATAGTAATTGGAAGACTCAAGAGATATTTACAaccttttaaattttgcaaaaaatGCTAGAGAGATATTCAATTGACATTGACAACCCTCTTATAGCAGTTCCCAATAATCAAAGCGCCAATATATGTTCCATACGTCCCATGATCTCTGGAAACAATCTGAATTTCAAAAGGTCAGAGAAATTCAAAGTGGAAGGAAATTTTAGAGCACTTATGGAATTTGGAGGACACTCAATATTTTTACAACCTTTCAAATTCAACTGAACAATTCCAGATAAAAGTACAATTGATAATAGTAGTCCCTTAATATCAGTTCCATCCAAAAGAAGCTGCTGTAAAAACTTCATATTTCCCACAATCTCTGGAAATTTCTTCAACTTTGAGCAACCAGAAAGTACCAATGTTTTTGGagatttcataaaaattgaCCTTAAGTTCTGAAAAGGATGTGAAGATGTCCATAGAATGAACCTTAAGTTCTGAAAAGTCATATACCATGCATTCGACTACTTCAGTTccttaaaaatcataaaagcaGATGATAAGTGCAGACTAGGATGTGAAGATgtccataaaattatttatctataGATTTAAAGCATAGAATGTTGAGCAAAACAAATGTTTGATAGAATGAGTAATATGCTCAATGAAATGCCTTTATGAGTCAAGCATGTCAGATGACTCATAACAGTGATTCAGCAAGAGATGAGAATAATCTAGAATAGTCATGAAGATAAGATCAAAGATTGAATTAAGCAAATGTGGGCAGACCTTTCTCAGGGCACAAAGTCGTTTCCTTCGGATCAATGTAACGATGACCAAAGGATCTCTTTAAAAGCCTACATTGTGCAATTGATAGCTTGGGCAAAGGAAAACATTTTGTACGtgcatcataaaaaaattggttttgaaGGCTTTCGTACAAAGAAGTCCAAGAGCTTCATCATAGTATAGTTGCTTAAGGACCAACAATTCGTCCACTGTATGTGTTGTCAACGATGCTTATCTCTGGATGTTATGATGATCCTGCTACCTGAACTTTCTAGCTAACCTTTTTGTGTCGCAGGCCACTTCCAATTATGTTGATAACATTATATACATTCCATTTTGTTAGGAAATCTGACCTCCTTTTTCTGAGGTTTATCTAACGTTGGCAAGAAAACTACTTACTTCAAATTCATGATAGATCAAGTTATAAACAACCTTTGTAAGAGCTGCCTTACCTATACCTCCCATATCACATATCCCTATCATACGAACATCATTAGGCCCTTTATCCATTAGAATTGTTAGCTTCTCGAAGTGCGAATCCATTCCTACCAGCTCCTTAAGAGTCTAtgattttaaaggaattttgcTTGATATCTCATTGACAATCTCCATAATAAAGTCCGATTCATTCCTGCAGGTTGAATAGAACAAGAAAAGATTTGTGTTGGTGAGCTAAAACTAGTGTGAGCGTAACGTAGTGtcaaaaaattacataatatatatctACAAAACGGAAGTGATAAAGTCATAACTTGTGTTTGATTAATATCTAAGTTATTCTTCATGTAACTCTTCTCTAATTTCGTCTATAACTCTTCGTATGTAGATATTCATTGATCAagttattatttcaattaaatcctatgattttaacaaattcttATACATTTATTCTACTGTCTCTCCATGTTCTTATGCCTAAACACTTGATAAGTTCTAGAATCCCTCTGCTCTACCACATCATTCACCCAACAACATAGTATAAAATCTTGTCATGTAAAgttttttggaaaattgtaGGCAAGTTGGTTGTTGCAATAACGAGATGAATATGAACGCTATTTTGGTAAAATCTTATTGTTGATACAAATATACACATGCACATGCACACACTGAACATGaaactagtaaataaatatactgAATAAATATTGGCAGTTTTTTAATAGTGGAGAAATCCAGACACCTTCTTACTTATTATGATTCATGcagaacaaacaaaaattagttgATCTACatcttagaaaattaatcattaagAATAAGAATGATTACCTATCTTTCAATTCCTAGCCAAAGATATTAGCCACCTCTTGCAGAGCGCCTCTCCATTTTTGCACCTTCTCTATATTCTCCTTTAAGAACTTCTTCATGATTAGCAATCGCTTCTTGAAAACTTCCTATATGTTTCCTTACCACTGTTGGTTCAACAtcatagaaaattagaaaaaccaATTGTTGGCGAACATGACATGTTCTTCCATTCAACAATCTTAACAAGTTCATCCAAGCACCAAGTTGAAGAAGCACAGTTTCTTGAGAAGACAATAACTGAAATTCTTGATTCTTCAATTACTTTAGACGGTGCTGGTGAAATGGATATTCCTCTTTCACGTTCTTTTTCATCACTGAATACATTAATTCCAGTTTTATTCAAAGTGGACTAGAGGTGATCTGAAAAGTTCTTGCAGTGCGGGTGTCTTGTCTTCACCTCTAAAGCTCAAGCAGACATCGTTGTTCCCGGGATGCTCATGATACAAGCAATTGACTCCACAGCCTCTTATTGCAATAAGTAACTGGCTGTTAAATAATCGTACTTCAGCAAACGAAAATAAAATGCCAGCAAGTAAATTGAAACAGCGGAAAACACCCGGAGTATACCAGTAAAGTGGCAACAGTTTTGGTTCCTGgcaacaagagaaaaaaaaaatttcccattCAACTGctttaattgaatttcttatGTGAATAAATTGTAGCAACAGATGTATCGTCTCATTGTTCAACACATCACGTGGGATGCATTCCTTCTTGGGCATTTTATCGAACATAATTTCTCAAACATTCCTTCCTTGAACTTGGCCTGCAATTCTATATAAGGTGAGATCGATCATCtacatatttgtttttcttccttcCAATGCTTGAATTTCTTCGAAAATCCCTGCGATATAATTTACTTGATCTAGGTTGTTCtaactttttttcctttttttttatgaatccTCACCAAAGTGAGGaggttttattaaaataaaataaaaatatagcaAGAAAACCAGCCAAACTAAAATTACTAAAGCTAGCTGAACAGATAGCTAGGCAGCCTAAAAACATCCTCATGCAAAAGAGAAGCAACATGAGGGGTGCAGAGTCCCACCAAGTAAAGGAATCCACCATGGCACCTAAATTGCTCAAACAATCAGCTTCTCCATCAGCCTCCCTGAAGACACGAGAAAAGCGCAACGTCATGGAATCTATGAGAGCAATACAATTATTCCATCGATGAATAAGAAACCATGGGCGGAAGCCGCTTTTTACGAAGATGAAGCACAGTTAAAGTAGATTCACATTTGATCCACAGCATAGTCCAACATCCAAAAGAAGCATGCTCAATCGCCAAGATAACAGCCAACAGTTCAGCAACAAAAGCCATTTCAACATGTAATGGACAAGAGAAATCCCCCAGAAATTCTCCCTCACAATTTCTGAACACAGCCCCACAAGCGAAAACATGCAAAGAACCTTCAGCGATTTTTTACTATAAACGTaagcaaatttttaattttaatacacgCATTAAtgatttaactaattttatgtatgtatttatatttttaattttttctcattcCTTTTTATGTAAGCGTGAGTTGAGGCTCGACCCCGATCCAGCCTTTAAATTAAAACCTTGTTCCTTATACATGGGCCCAAATGAGCTTGGGTCATTTATTTCAAGAGTAGCCCTTTGACATCccttaaaatttcttataaaactcattttctattaaaactaCTTGaataactataaataaaattttttttaattttaaatgggATTTCAATTaaacacttaaataaattaaggttttaataaataatttagacCCAcatcatttcataatttatatctatatttatgagaagatatttaattttaataaatgagtttatattttataaattaaataagaagtattttaggaaataaaattcaataagtGGTGTTGTCTTTTACGTTTCAGACAGATCACCAAAACTATTGGTGTGTTAAAACTTCACTTACTTTCAAATCTTATTGAAGACAATATGAATTTGATCCAACTTAATGCTAGTTTATATGATGTTGGTTTAATGCCTATGTTGGGGGTGTCAATGCCTTTGCTTTCAACCATTTCAACTATAGACAACAGATCTCTGATGTATTTTCTTTGTGATAAATATACACAATGTGCGTCTTGCAACACTTTAATTCCAAGGAAATAAGATATATATTCCTAGGTCTTTTAAGGCAAATGCTTTCCTAAACTGagttataaaactttttaactttataGTACTTGGACTTGTAATGAGTGTTTCTTCTTATGAAAAGAGAGTTATCCAAATTAGTATTAATAAAACCCCAATGCAATAAACAGCTTTTTAGCTTATCAAACTAAGCTCTAGGAACTTGTTTGAGTCTATATAGACATTTGTACAATTTGCACACAAATTCAGGTTTCTCAGCATTAATAAAGCCTTTCGGCTGACACATGAATACTTCCCTagttaacatatataaaataaaaattgccaACTGAAATTGAAGATGCATGCTTACTGAAATATTCAGAGAATACTAAGCAGGCTTCTCCCTTTATTTGAGTTCACTAAATGGATTCTTGATGTTGTGGTTCCTCATCACCTCAACATATGTAGTAAGGCTTCGCCTTGACATTGTTGCTACAACCATCTTTgatgcaaaaaaaatttgaggggATCCATTCAGATTATAAGTGGTAAAGCGATTCCATTGGATTGTAGTTTTGTCAAACTCCTCCATATGAACTGGGTGAATATCACACCTCTCACCTCCGATCCTGGCCAGAACACACCCCTGAGAAGTTACAGAATTTATGATTACAGTCCACAAAGCATTTGTACTTTTCATGGGAATGaatggaaaaaatattatctatttattacaGTCCACCGCatggttttaaagtttttccggactttcccgcactttaaaattctagaCCAGAAAACTACTCTATTTGGCAATGACACAGTCCACAAAGCATTTGTACTTTTCTTTGGCTACTAATGCATGATAGATTGAAAATGAAGCTAATGAGGAGGCATATTCCAATAGGCATTATATATGATCATTATGTTTTTTCGGTGAAGGATATGTTGCATGTTCTTAGGGATTGGATCGtggaaaaaagactttggaaCCGATTCCTCCCTATGGCACAATGCCATCAAATCTTTTCTCTTAATCTAAAGGAATGGACTTGTCAAAATCTATTGAGTAAAAGGCTGTTGGGTTCAAATTTGAAGTAGAGTACTTTATTTAGAGTACTTTGTTTGGAACTTTGCAAGTTCGTTAGTGAACATCAAGCTTGCTTGGCATTGTTAAAGTCTTGGAAATATGATGGATGACCTTCAAGTAGTGGGAAGAGTTAAAAAGCTTGACAAGGAAAATTACAATACGTGGGCAACATTGATGGAGTCTTGCTTACAAGGTCAAGATCTCAGGGAGATTGTTTGTGGTAACAATATGAGACCACCAACTGAGGATGCCGCTTTAAAGAAGTGAAGCATTATAGCTGGAAGGCCATGTTCGCCATCAAGACtacaattgaagaagaaatgctgcaacacataaaaaaagttaaaataccTAAGAAAACTTGGGATACTTCTACAGTGagtttttcaaagaagaaTAACATATGGCTAcaacttttgaaaaatgagctactatcaattttataatgaaaCATGACAATTGACGAGTActtaaacaagttaaaatcCTTATGCCATGAAATTTCTAGGTTAGATTCTACTGCTGCAATTTTTAAATCTAGAATAAAGAGAATTATTGTCAATGGTTTGAGGCTTGAGCTTAAGAGCTTTGTTACAGCTATCTAAGGTTGTCCAACTCAACCAATTTGAAAACTTACTTGCTGATCAAGAAGCAATTGACAAGAAATTGAATGGAGCCTTAGTAATGGATGATGAGGAAGCGTTTTTTATTGATAAcactattagaaaaataatttttactgaTATTAAGTTGCTgatactaaataaaaaatatcaatatttgaTGACTTAAGTAACTTTTAGTGTGTTTTAcatagagtaatgatacaaccacaaactcttgtacaaatttattttgtacaaactgacgtggtattaattcattggttgaatgaaaatataaaataataaaaacaaatcatgtgggccaagtgatattgaATTCAACCAATCCTAtcatgccacgtcagtttgtacaaaataagtttgtacaagagtttgtggctatatcattactcttttacATATTAGTGCCGGtggttattaataatatagtatcATAAACTCTTACTGATActaagatatatatttttaatttttcttatttcaaacGACGtagttttacttttaaaattagggCATCTTAAATTCAACACTTGTGAAATTTTTTGGCCTTAACGAAAGTACTATTCCCTCTTCATCTTGCCTCTCTCCCAAATCCTTCCCACTCATTTCAAGAAACcctaaattgaaacaaaacaaatcaccCAACCTTTTCAGTCTTAACAAAACAATTACTCTCAGTCtcccaacaaaataaaatcatcctGGTTTTACTTTAGGAAGCGTATGGGTCTTGATTCTTCGGTCACCACCAAAGACAACCAAAGGATAAAAAAAGTCAAACAAGATGAGGAGGAATAAGAAAGAGGAAGAGCAAGTCAAAGAAACTAGCTTCACAAATCTATATGAGAACTCCTTGTTCGAGGTGTTGAAACACGCGGACACCAGAGAAACAAATGTTAGTGTTTGCTCTATTTCTTTCATcgattttctttctctttttgagatttttctaattttctcttaatttcgactgtgattttattgtttctatAGCTGtagtttgattaattttgataaattttgctTGATTTGATGGAAAGCATGATTTATTACATGTCTGCTTGAGATAAGCCggttagtaattttttttttaaaaaataattatatgtaatatttgttttgattcgCATATCATAAACATGATGTTATTGTCTACTAACTAATTATAGACTTCGATTTACATTCACTTAAATAGGATATGATTAtgtatccttttttttttttttggctgttTGCTGATTGTGTTATTTATAGTGTTGTTATTGGCGGTTTATATGCTGAGTAGGGCAgtattttaattgaaacaattaAAGATATGGGGAATTATTAGGTAGAAAGTGGCTGCAGGAGGAGGTTCTTCTATTTCAGTATGCCTAAATAGTATTCATTttgccccttttttttttttactgctGACTATTGTTCCTTGTGAATGTGTTTCTAATCCAGAGACTTTGCCCTGTGGTATCCACTTTGAGAAAGTACTCATCTGCAACTAAACAGGTAATTGTGCCTTTTATAACTTATTACTTGTAATGCACTGATTTTGGCTGTATGACGATTGTATTCTTCTATATGTATaggcttttattattattattagtgaaTCAgctgatattattattattagtgaaTTTGGCTGTATGACGATTGTATTCTTCTATATGTATaggcttttattattattattagtgaaTCAGCTGAATGCTTAAGAAATTCTAATACTAATAGTTATGTTCTTCATTATACTTACAATGTATGGATTTTGATGCATTTTAAGaagaatatgaaattaaatatttgactgTAGGGACAACAAATATGTTCGAGCTTTTATTAGTATAATAGTatgtgaattaaaaatattataatttgaataaacTCCGAAGCTTTGAAACTATGCACTTTCATGTTGCTATTTGTGACAGTGGATTTTGATTGCTCTTTGTTAGCGACTCGCTTTTGCTTGTTTGATAATGTTTATAATTCGTCCATCTCATTATACTTGAAAGTTGGTGATTCtatgtaatttataaatccaaccggtatctttttatttaaatcagtAGGCCAGAAGCAAAGCAATCTTTTTATGCATTGGCTGTATTAGTAAATCACATAGATAAAATCACAGGGTTTATATTGttacttatttcttttctgtttGCAGGAAAATTCCAAGGGATTTGACAGAGGCATCACTATCTGGTGCAGGATTATCCATAATAGCAGCCctttttatgttgtttttatttggaaTGGTAGGTTGCCGCTTGCATAGTTGTGCCTCTTTTGTCGGATATCATGGGTGCATTTTGCATATTCAGTGTATATTATCGTCCACCTGGATTGTTTGTGTATCATGATGCTTTCATGGAGTTCTATTTGGCTTTTCATTGTTTCTAGAACagattaaatttaacaaaaactaTTCGCAATTTTTCTATAGGACCTGATTTAAGACCCACTGGTTCTGAATTCCACTCAATGCTTGTTATACATTCGCTTAAGCATGGAGAGGAAGCTGATGATGATTCTGTTGAAGGTTCTCATACGCTAACtgccaataattttgatagTTATTCACATGAGTAAGTGAGCCTTCTCTGAACCacaacttataatttttattttcaattctgTGATCACAATATTTCTCTGCTATGTGCCAATTGCAATGATGCCTTCTTTGATTTGTATTATATTTCCTTTCCAGGTATCCTATTTTAGCTGTCAATTTTTATGATCCATGGTGCTACTGGAGTAAATGCctggtatttttattttcacctTTTGTTTCTCAAATTTTGTCTTGTTGCTTTTTGATCATTGTTGTCTAGATTTACCTTACTGGATCTATTCTTTCTCATGTTTTTGTTGATTTAATTGCcagatataatattttaaatttattcacttGGATGTCATGTTTGTGCCTGCTCATATGCACACATTGCTCTGTGTGTCCACTGACAGTTGCACAGAAATTCCTTCATTACTTTGTTTAACCCCATTGCTCTGTGTGTCCACTGACAGTTGCACAGAAATTCCTTCATTACTTTGGTTAACTCCATTGGTCtctgtgtttgtgtttgtgttgaACTTTCCATGCATGTTATACAACCAAGCATgggttttcttttgtttgtttgactGTATTGTTAGACTTCCTCTCAtgatgttgttaataatttctcctctttttcttGGACAAcggttaaaataatttttattgttaatacaATATGCTTGTCTTGCATGCATTTATATGCCATTAGGAAACTATGTAGATTGCAGCATGTAAATTTTATCAGTTTTTTTATTGTGCATGTCTTGAATGGTGCAGGATGACTTACAATAAACCAAAGCATGTATGTGGGTCAAAACTAAATAATCAGAGCAAATGTCAAATTGGAATATGGAAACAATAATAGAAGACTTCATTTCGATTACAGAAAGAAAGAATCCGCGAAGCAATAAACATGTGTTGGAAGATTGTGCTGTTACTATATATcagattataaattatttgtagtTGGTAAACAATGTAATAAGTTTCAaacaatgtaataatttttaaattgttcatTGCAATGTAATAGTTTTCATATTGATGGAtgtaaatttcaattcaaatgCCAATTGCAAATGTTCAATTTCTATTATATagatttctaattttttttttaatttttctattatatgtataaaataatttttaaaatgtaaactataatattattttgataatatctttttatcgattacataatttttaaataaatatttgggttaaatagattttacaactcataaaaaatatctcatgtattgataatattaaaattattttatataaatttaaaataatttgaatctttatatatttattttaatattatgtttatatccattataaaatttagtttaatataatataatactgtaaagtattaaaatattttttgaagattaaaattattttaatatacatatgtttattttattttttcctttcggAAGCGAAAGCAAGTCCATGCCCGACAACTTGGGGAGGAGAGGCTAAAGGCAAAAACtggaacatttttttttttatgtgataatttattctttctattatataatttcttttcaaagaatttgttattttgttgcttGTTTAATGGTAATtcgtcaatttttttttcaatcaccctaagattaaataaatacttttaggTTGATCGAGTTCTTAACCGGCCATATGTTACTTTGACATGGTCAAAAATTTTTCTTGGTGTTTGTATTTGCCAAGATTACATAATACCTTTTCTTCTTGGAACAAGAAATTTAAGCATATTTATCTAGGCAGAATCTAGAAGAAATATACTTATATTGATTCTATCGGTGACTCTCACGTATTCAAATATGTAAAAAGATAAGTAGTTATAGcaagagattttattttaactgttAATCCTGACGTGATAATCAAATCCAATACCAAAtactttcattaattttctatctctcttaaaatatttgagtccAAAAATCCACAAAATGTTGAATGTTATTTACAAGTCTTAACAGAATGTTTTTTATctggttaattaattaagacttAAGTGGTGGAGCATTCATTATAATTGatccatgttcttcaaccgCATCCAcgttaaattcaaataattttttttaaagatcttgggagtttttgttgaaaattgattaaaaaaaaaaggaaaaaagaaaggtaGCTTCAAATTTGGTGGCTTAACCACCAAATTTGTTGATCAAATTTGATGGCTAAGCCACCAATTTTGATCAAGATTGGTGGGCTTGATTTTAGGCAAAATCTTGCCTATAAAAGGAAGCTCTCATTCGAGAACTTTGTATCCAAATTCCAAGAGAAGCAATCCAATTGAGAGCATTCAATTGGTGAATGCAAGTGAAGCATTGAGAGCTTCCAACATGGGAGAGAAATATTCTTAAGCATGTAGTTATATTGAAGGAGCATTTGGCTCCTCAATATGGGTATTACGAGTTTGCTTTGTTAAGGGGTATTTCTCAGGATTATGTATTTGGGACTTGGGTGAGAGAAACTTATTTTTGAGAGTgtgattgtaataatttttcacatagtgaatatttttctctagTTGT encodes:
- the LOC102620627 gene encoding uncharacterized protein LOC102620627 isoform X2 — translated: MRRNKKEEEQVKETSFTNLYENSLFEVLKHADTRETNRLCPVVSTLRKYSSATKQENSKGFDRGITIWCRIIHNSSPFYVVFIWNGPDLRPTGSEFHSMLVIHSLKHGEEADDDSVEGSHTLTANNFDSYSHEYPILAVNFYDPWCYWSKCLHVCGSKLNNQSKCQIGIWKQ
- the LOC102620627 gene encoding uncharacterized protein LOC102620627 isoform X3, which translates into the protein MRRNKKEEEQVKETSFTNLYENSLFEVLKHADTRETNRLCPVVSTLRKYSSATKQENSKGFDRGITIWCRIIHNSSPFYVVFIWNGPDLRPTGSEFHSMLVIHSLKHGEEADDDSVEGSHTLTANNFDSYSHEYPILAVNFYDPWCYWSKCLDDLQ
- the LOC102620627 gene encoding uncharacterized protein LOC102620627 isoform X1, producing MRRNKKEEEQVKETSFTNLYENSLFEVLKHADTRETNRLCPVVSTLRKYSSATKQENSKGFDRGITIWCRIIHNSSPFYVVFIWNGPDLRPTGSEFHSMLVIHSLKHGEEADDDSVEGSHTLTANNFDSYSHEYPILAVNFYDPWCYWSKCLFFYCACLEWCRMTYNKPKHVCGSKLNNQSKCQIGIWKQ